The following proteins come from a genomic window of Diorhabda carinulata isolate Delta chromosome X, icDioCari1.1, whole genome shotgun sequence:
- the LOC130900733 gene encoding protein LZIC-like: MTSHGKAETEKLKQNLENQLDRLVEQLKDLENCKDDLDKEEYEETKNETMEQLKELNDSLKKLVKGDISLISTLSAVQLATQAAISKAFKTPEVIKLFGKKEPKRLRERLSVIDEEVKLNKLSMEARDRQKAEILTALRQLNEQLTTEELRFLEKHNHITKAFLEFNFVEMPDDE, translated from the exons ATGACTTCTCACGGAAAAGCGGAAACGGAAAAATTAAAGCAAAATCTGGAAAACCAATTGGACAGATTAGTAGAACAATtaaaagatttagaaaattgCAA AGATGATTTAGACAAAGAAGAATATGAAGAAACCAAAAATGAAACTATGGAACAACTCAAAGAACTAAATGatagtttgaaaaaactagTAAAAGGGGATATTTCCCTTATAAGTACCTTAAGTGCTGTGCAATTG gCTACACAAGCTGCTATATCCAAAGCGTTCAAAACTCCTGAGGTAATTAAGCTTTTTGGTAAAAAAGAACCAAAGCGATTAAGGGAAAGATTATCAGTAATAGATGAAGAAGTCAAACTCAACAAGCTTAGTATGGAAGCAAGAGATAGACAAAAG GCTGAAATTTTGACCGCTCTTCGACAATTAAATGAACAACTAACAACAGAAGAACTCAGGTTTTTGGAGAAGCACAATCACATAACCAAagcatttttagaatttaattttgtagaaATGCCAGATgacgaataa
- the LOC130901174 gene encoding dynein light chain Tctex-type 5-B-like, whose protein sequence is MADEQAPVPEEQSAEAPTEASPEVALEQSEAVQEGAESEEPKIEEEGPTEKDAASEQQPKIEAEGSVDKGANETSISEQGQAPDESDEPPKIVVTEAEETASEYIEEDEEQFDEPENYEDDMMKALGVEQDSLDALVKSSSMQIAKQRSMGSNLDSSMMVAEKMDKYAARTKDVLGEVIDIRRGSMTGEAGDRRIARFMNTYKLDSDNPFNNEKVDKILKSVMEETFNELKYDPEKCGKEAKWASNTIKAKVKQLEFERYKIISLVSIGEKHNQDVLCTCRFLWDAERDNYSCYTLENPYIFGIALCFGLYYE, encoded by the exons atggcCGATGAACAAGCTCCAGTTCCAGAAGAGCAATCTGCTGAAGCTCCTACTGAAGCATCACCAGAAGTGGCTTTAGAGCAATCAGAAGCCGTTCAAGAAGGTGCAGAATCTGAAGAGCCTAAAATCGAAGAAGAAGGCCCTACAGAAAAAGATGCAGCATCTGAACAACAGCCCAAAATCGAAGCAGAAGGCTCAGTAGATAAAG GGGCAAATGAAACATCAATTAGTGAACAAGGTCAAGCGCCTGATGAATCAGATGAACCTCCGAAAATTGTTGTAACAGAAGCGGAAGAAACGGCTTCAGAATACATCGAAGAAGATGAAGAGCAATTTGACGAACCAGAAAATTACGAGGATGACATGATGAAAGCATTAGGAGTTGAACAGGATTCCCTCGATGCTCTGGTTAAGTCATCTTCCATGCAGATAGCTAAACAACGATCCATGGGATCAAATCTGGATAGCAGTATGATGGTAGCAGAAAAGATGGATAAATATGCTGCTAGAACCAAAGACGTATTGG GTGAAGTGATAGATATAAGAAGGGGGAGTATGACAGGAGAAGCTGGCGATAGACGAATAGCTCGTTTTATGAATACTTATAAACTTGATTCTGATAATCCATTCAACAATGAAAAAGTAGACAAAATACTTAAATCAGTCATGGAAGAAACATTTAATGAGCTTAA ATATGATCCAGAAAAATGTGGCAAAGAAGCTAAATGGGCTTCGAACACCATTAAAGCGAAAGTTAAGCAATTGGAATTCGAAAGATATAAGATTATCAGTTTGGTTTCCATTGGAGAAAAGCACAATCAAGATGTGCTGTGTACTTGCAGATTCCTGTGGGACGCAGAAAGGGATAACTATTCCTGTTATACTTTAGAAAAtccatatatttttggaatcGCACTCTGTTTTGGTTTATactatgaataa